Proteins from a genomic interval of Sphingobacterium lactis:
- a CDS encoding MIP family channel protein: METKITSKFIAELIGTFGLVLFGCGAAAIAGGDTLVGTSGLGLLGISLAFGLSVVVFAYAIGSVSGCHINPAVTIGVLVSGRITFRDALVYIAAQFIGAILGAFVLKTILMGQLAGFQQGEWAFGSNGWGAGYQSEYGMVTAFITEAILTAIFLFVILGTTSKIGNGTMAGLAIGLTLVLIHMVAIPITGTSVNPARSLGPAIFAGGNAIAQVWLFLVAPIVGAVIGAILWRMVYADPKTA; the protein is encoded by the coding sequence ATGGAAACAAAAATAACTTCTAAGTTTATCGCCGAATTGATTGGTACCTTCGGTTTGGTATTGTTCGGTTGTGGTGCTGCAGCCATTGCAGGTGGCGACACCTTGGTTGGCACATCCGGGTTAGGCCTCTTGGGGATTTCATTGGCATTCGGTCTTTCCGTGGTGGTATTCGCTTATGCCATCGGTTCCGTATCGGGGTGTCACATCAATCCTGCCGTAACCATCGGTGTATTGGTTTCGGGACGTATCACTTTCCGTGATGCCTTGGTGTACATCGCTGCACAATTCATCGGTGCCATTTTAGGTGCTTTCGTATTGAAGACCATTCTGATGGGGCAGTTGGCCGGATTTCAACAGGGAGAATGGGCTTTCGGATCCAATGGATGGGGAGCAGGTTACCAGAGCGAATACGGGATGGTGACGGCATTCATCACTGAGGCCATTCTGACCGCCATATTCCTGTTCGTTATTTTGGGAACTACATCCAAAATTGGTAACGGCACAATGGCAGGTTTAGCTATCGGCTTGACCTTGGTACTGATCCATATGGTGGCCATCCCAATTACAGGGACTTCCGTAAACCCGGCAAGAAGTTTAGGTCCAGCCATCTTTGCTGGTGGCAATGCCATTGCGCAGGTGTGGTTGTTCTTGGTTGCACCTATTGTGGGTGCTGTCATCGGTGCAATCCTTTGGCGCATGGTCTATGCCGATCCAAAAACTGCATAA
- a CDS encoding C40 family peptidase gives MKFKYGFFFLLVSVLLFSSCGAKRKTSSKVSYGSVNPKKGAPISDASDARNKAYSGNKLENYAELLGVKTKELDNKNLYFMIDEWMGTPHRMGGMDKRGVDCSGFVSMLYTKIYNKDLPRTSRDMAEQVKRKYESQLKEGDLVFFSFGGRNIDHVGIYLHNGKFVHVSTRKGVIISNLSDSWYGKYLKRAGTPKS, from the coding sequence ATGAAATTTAAATACGGATTTTTCTTTTTACTGGTTTCGGTGTTGCTGTTCAGTTCCTGTGGGGCGAAGCGCAAGACCTCGTCCAAGGTTTCCTATGGCAGTGTGAACCCGAAAAAAGGGGCGCCGATCTCGGATGCCAGTGATGCGCGCAATAAGGCCTATTCCGGCAACAAGTTGGAAAACTACGCGGAACTGCTTGGCGTGAAGACAAAGGAGCTGGATAATAAGAATCTTTATTTTATGATCGATGAATGGATGGGCACACCGCACCGGATGGGTGGGATGGACAAACGCGGTGTAGACTGTTCCGGGTTTGTCAGCATGTTGTACACCAAGATCTACAATAAGGACCTTCCCCGTACATCACGTGATATGGCAGAGCAGGTCAAGCGTAAATACGAAAGCCAGTTGAAGGAGGGGGATCTGGTTTTCTTTTCCTTTGGTGGCCGGAATATAGACCATGTGGGCATTTATCTCCATAACGGCAAGTTTGTGCATGTCTCTACCCGCAAGGGTGTCATCATTTCCAATCTGAGTGATAGCTGGTACGGCAAATACCTCAAACGTGCCGGAACACCTAAAAGCTGA
- a CDS encoding EamA family transporter — protein MNKTKGAIAVFLGAASFGILSTFVKKAYEQGYNLAEVTGIQALLGALFLWLLWGILSGMGRTVQQQGSSAKWKILLSGISTGTVSILYYKCVQLVPASLAIVLLMQYIWIGQIIEMIFFKEKPQLSQIIVIVAILAGTVLATGMLEEPLANFSLEGIIYGMLAATAYSVFMIVNGRVGNDYHPIHKSAMMITGAFVLIAITLQPVGLLKADIFTGILPYGLLLALFGTVIPPLLFAYGMPKVGYSLGAVLSAVELPVAVCMSYLVLHESVSWLKWIGVLFILLTIFWKNKFKTNQ, from the coding sequence ATGAATAAAACCAAGGGGGCAATTGCGGTTTTCCTAGGAGCTGCAAGCTTTGGAATCCTTTCCACATTCGTCAAAAAAGCGTATGAACAAGGCTACAACCTAGCCGAAGTCACGGGTATCCAAGCTCTTTTGGGCGCTTTATTTCTATGGTTACTTTGGGGTATCCTTTCCGGAATGGGAAGGACCGTCCAGCAGCAGGGCAGCAGCGCAAAGTGGAAGATCCTGCTTAGCGGTATCAGCACGGGTACGGTAAGTATACTGTATTACAAATGTGTACAGTTAGTTCCAGCATCCCTGGCCATTGTCCTGCTCATGCAGTACATCTGGATCGGGCAGATTATCGAGATGATCTTCTTTAAGGAGAAGCCCCAGCTGAGCCAAATCATAGTGATTGTCGCCATCCTTGCCGGAACGGTCCTGGCAACGGGCATGCTGGAGGAACCCTTGGCAAACTTTTCACTGGAAGGCATCATCTATGGGATGCTGGCAGCGACAGCCTATTCGGTATTCATGATCGTGAATGGCCGGGTGGGGAATGATTACCATCCCATCCATAAAAGTGCCATGATGATCACAGGCGCTTTCGTGCTGATTGCCATCACTTTGCAGCCCGTTGGCCTACTTAAAGCCGATATTTTCACCGGCATTCTCCCCTACGGCTTGCTTCTTGCACTTTTCGGCACGGTCATTCCGCCCCTCCTTTTTGCCTATGGCATGCCCAAGGTCGGGTATTCCCTTGGCGCTGTCCTCAGTGCCGTTGAATTGCCCGTTGCGGTCTGCATGTCCTACCTCGTGCTCCATGAGTCCGTAAGCTGGCTGAAATGGATTGGTGTTCTATTTATTCTGCTAACCATCTTTTGGAAGAACAAATTCAAAACAAATCAATAA
- a CDS encoding inorganic phosphate transporter — protein MENYLYLVLITLAILAIIDLMVGVSNDAVNFLNSAIGSKALPFKSIMIIASLGILFGSVFSSGMMEIARSGIYVPGKFSFDDVITIFLAVMLTDIILLDIFNYFGLPTSTTVSIVFELLGAAVCLAAYNIVISDGSWSTLSSYINTEKASEIVYSILLSVVISFTVGMLVQYISRVLFTFQFEKKLKTIGVFFGGIAMASISYFILIKGLKGVSFIGSEVKDWVSTHELLLLGGSFVVFTIVSYIINLLGYNILKVIIGIGTFALALSFAGNDLVNFIGVPVAAVQTIDIFQAAPGADPDTFTMGALASSDIVAPTWILLAAGIIMVITLWTSRKAKTVIETEMSLSSQGDGNEKFKSNMLSRSIVRSFIKVGSGLTYLMPRTLQASIDKKFENPMLDAHKQKKRSKDEPMFDMIRASVNLMVASSLIALGTSMKLPLSTTYVTFMVAMGSAFADRAWGRESAVYRVSGVFHVIGGWFVTAGCAFGGAVIFAYFLKIGGIVSFVGALIVLALLLYRNAKSHDKKIKAKALQELNLEKGDIIGLQQVIETSAQQISDTFSKTNIFYKEAIDSLIKEDLVSLTANKKLVKKLQNELNSTNNAMYDFIRNLDDTSVKGSRYYIISLGYLQDMAENLGVINSNAMNHVDNNHKPLRISQAKDLKYVAERIADWFSQINMTYKRLDFTKIDEIIKERDTIQEYINNLLDKQIDRIRTSENSPKNSRLYFSILLETNELISSTFKLLRLHKEFDSFRRRNG, from the coding sequence ATGGAGAATTACCTTTATCTCGTATTAATCACATTAGCTATTTTAGCAATTATCGATTTAATGGTTGGTGTCAGCAATGACGCTGTCAATTTCTTAAACTCGGCAATAGGCTCTAAAGCGCTCCCATTCAAGAGCATCATGATCATCGCCAGCCTCGGGATCCTCTTTGGTTCCGTATTTTCCAGCGGCATGATGGAAATCGCCCGAAGCGGTATCTATGTCCCCGGCAAATTCTCCTTCGATGATGTCATAACGATATTCCTGGCCGTCATGCTCACGGATATTATCCTGTTGGATATCTTCAATTATTTCGGTCTTCCGACCTCAACAACGGTATCCATCGTCTTTGAACTCTTGGGTGCAGCCGTGTGTCTTGCCGCCTATAACATTGTTATTTCGGATGGATCTTGGTCGACCCTATCTTCGTACATCAATACGGAAAAGGCCTCAGAAATCGTCTACAGTATACTCCTCTCTGTTGTCATATCCTTTACCGTGGGTATGCTCGTACAGTATATTTCCAGGGTATTATTTACCTTCCAGTTCGAGAAGAAACTAAAGACCATCGGTGTCTTTTTCGGCGGTATCGCTATGGCTTCGATCTCCTACTTCATCTTGATCAAAGGCCTGAAAGGTGTATCCTTTATCGGTTCTGAAGTAAAGGATTGGGTATCGACACATGAATTGTTGCTCTTGGGTGGCTCATTTGTGGTGTTCACCATTGTCAGCTACATCATCAACCTGTTGGGTTACAACATCCTGAAGGTGATCATCGGTATCGGTACATTTGCACTGGCGCTATCCTTCGCAGGTAACGACTTGGTGAACTTTATTGGTGTACCAGTAGCTGCCGTACAGACAATCGATATTTTCCAGGCAGCACCGGGTGCTGATCCCGATACATTCACAATGGGCGCTTTGGCTTCATCCGACATTGTCGCTCCGACCTGGATCTTACTTGCTGCAGGGATTATCATGGTCATTACGCTTTGGACGTCCAGAAAAGCAAAAACGGTAATCGAAACGGAAATGAGCCTGTCCAGCCAAGGGGACGGCAATGAGAAGTTTAAATCCAATATGCTTTCCAGAAGCATTGTCCGGAGCTTTATCAAAGTCGGTTCCGGCTTGACCTACCTGATGCCACGCACGTTGCAGGCGAGCATCGACAAGAAATTCGAGAATCCGATGTTGGATGCCCACAAGCAGAAAAAACGCAGCAAGGATGAACCTATGTTCGATATGATCCGTGCGTCCGTTAACCTGATGGTGGCAAGTAGCCTGATCGCTTTGGGTACATCCATGAAACTACCGTTGTCCACAACTTATGTAACCTTTATGGTGGCCATGGGTTCGGCATTCGCTGACCGTGCATGGGGCCGGGAAAGTGCAGTATACCGTGTTTCCGGCGTATTCCACGTCATCGGGGGATGGTTCGTAACAGCGGGTTGTGCCTTCGGTGGTGCCGTAATTTTCGCCTACTTCCTGAAAATCGGTGGCATCGTCAGCTTTGTTGGTGCGCTCATTGTACTTGCGCTATTGCTGTACAGGAATGCGAAAAGCCACGATAAGAAAATCAAAGCCAAAGCATTGCAGGAACTTAATTTGGAAAAAGGTGATATCATCGGCTTGCAGCAGGTTATCGAAACAAGTGCACAGCAGATCAGTGACACCTTCTCCAAGACCAATATATTCTACAAGGAAGCCATTGACTCCTTGATCAAGGAGGACCTGGTCTCCCTGACGGCCAATAAGAAATTGGTGAAAAAGTTGCAGAACGAATTGAATTCCACGAATAATGCCATGTATGATTTCATCCGGAATCTGGATGACACGTCCGTAAAGGGTTCCCGGTATTACATCATTTCCCTGGGTTACCTGCAGGATATGGCCGAGAATTTAGGGGTGATCAATTCCAATGCGATGAACCATGTTGACAATAACCACAAGCCACTGCGCATCAGCCAGGCCAAGGACCTGAAATATGTTGCGGAACGGATTGCCGATTGGTTCTCGCAGATCAACATGACCTATAAACGCCTGGACTTCACGAAGATCGATGAGATCATCAAGGAACGTGATACCATTCAAGAATATATCAACAACCTGTTGGACAAACAGATCGACCGCATCCGTACTTCGGAGAACAGCCCGAAGAACAGCAGATTGTATTTCTCCATACTATTGGAAACGAATGAGTTGATCAGTTCCACTTTTAAGTTATTGCGCCTGCACAAGGAGTTCGATAGCTTTAGAAGGAGAAATGGATAA
- the mtaB gene encoding tRNA (N(6)-L-threonylcarbamoyladenosine(37)-C(2))-methylthiotransferase MtaB: protein MGKKVAFYTLGCKLNFSETSSIGRIFNDAGYETTPFNSEADVYVINTCSVTDHADRKCRKVVKEALKHSPNAYITIVGCYAQLKPKEISEIPGVDMVLGAAEKFNIIEHINDLTKNEKAVVHNAPIDETHQFVSAFSIGDRTRTFLKVQDGCDYSCTFCTIPLARGASRSGHIDDIVRQAQEIAASGVKEIVLTGVNIGDFGVRDGKRQDRFVDLVKALDDVEGIDRIRISSIEPNLLTNEIIEFVAQSKRFVPHFHMPLQSGNNKVLAQMRRRYKRELYAERVAKIKSLMPNCCIGVDVIVGFPGETREDFIDTYNFLNDMDISYLHVFTYSERENTIAAQMEGAVPGAQRSDRSKMLHILSEKKRRAFYESQLQSEDEVLFEGDVKDGYMHGFSKNYVKVRTPYDPLLVNEVVPVKFLSISENGDVDIEEQVFTHSHS, encoded by the coding sequence ATGGGAAAAAAAGTTGCTTTCTATACGTTGGGCTGTAAGCTGAATTTTTCAGAGACATCCTCTATTGGCCGTATTTTTAACGATGCGGGGTACGAAACGACGCCTTTCAACAGTGAGGCGGATGTGTATGTGATCAATACCTGTTCGGTGACGGATCATGCCGATAGGAAGTGTAGAAAGGTCGTAAAGGAAGCCCTGAAGCACTCACCGAATGCCTATATCACCATTGTTGGTTGCTATGCGCAGCTTAAACCGAAGGAGATTTCCGAGATCCCGGGGGTAGATATGGTGTTGGGAGCTGCAGAGAAATTCAATATCATTGAGCATATCAATGATTTGACCAAGAATGAAAAGGCCGTCGTGCACAATGCGCCGATTGATGAGACCCATCAGTTCGTATCGGCTTTTTCCATAGGCGACCGTACGCGTACTTTCCTGAAAGTGCAGGACGGATGTGACTATTCCTGTACCTTCTGTACGATTCCGTTGGCCCGCGGGGCCAGCCGTTCGGGACATATCGACGATATCGTACGCCAAGCCCAGGAAATCGCTGCTTCCGGTGTGAAAGAGATTGTCTTGACCGGTGTTAATATCGGCGATTTTGGCGTTCGCGATGGTAAACGTCAGGACCGTTTTGTAGACTTGGTGAAAGCATTGGATGACGTGGAGGGTATCGATCGCATTCGGATTTCCAGCATTGAACCCAATCTGTTGACCAATGAGATCATCGAATTCGTGGCGCAGTCCAAACGTTTTGTGCCGCATTTCCATATGCCGTTACAATCCGGAAACAATAAAGTACTCGCACAGATGCGCCGCCGTTACAAGCGCGAACTCTATGCAGAGCGCGTAGCCAAGATCAAATCCCTGATGCCGAATTGCTGTATCGGTGTAGATGTGATCGTTGGATTTCCCGGTGAAACCCGTGAAGATTTTATCGACACCTACAATTTCCTGAATGATATGGACATTTCTTATCTGCATGTCTTTACCTATTCGGAACGTGAAAATACCATTGCTGCCCAGATGGAAGGCGCAGTGCCGGGAGCACAACGAAGTGATCGCAGCAAGATGTTGCATATCCTGTCGGAAAAGAAACGCCGCGCATTCTACGAATCACAACTGCAGTCTGAAGATGAAGTGTTGTTCGAGGGGGATGTGAAAGATGGCTACATGCATGGCTTTTCGAAGAATTATGTGAAGGTGCGTACGCCATATGATCCATTATTGGTGAACGAGGTGGTACCGGTCAAATTCCTGAGCATCTCGGAGAATGGCGATGTGGATATCGAAGAGCAGGTTTTCACCCATTCGCATTCCTAA
- a CDS encoding thymidylate synthase translates to MKQYLDLLEHVYTHGVEKTDRTGTGTKSVFGYQMRFNLKEGFPLVTTKKLHLRSIIHELIWFLKGETNIQYLKENGVSIWDEWADENGNLGPVYGSQWRSWPTPDGRHIDQITQVIQQLKNSPDSRRIIVSAWNVAEIENMALPPCHAFFQFYVAPVQPEKGILKPQLSCQLYQRSADIFLGVPFNIASYALLTMMVAQVCDMEAAEFIHTLGDAHIYSNHYEQTELQLSRDPKPLPTMQINPEVKSIFDFKFEDFELQNYEHHPHIKAPVAV, encoded by the coding sequence ATGAAACAGTATTTAGATCTCCTCGAACATGTCTATACCCACGGTGTGGAAAAAACTGATAGAACAGGTACAGGCACGAAAAGTGTGTTCGGATACCAAATGCGTTTCAACTTAAAGGAAGGATTTCCCTTGGTGACGACGAAGAAGTTACACCTGCGGTCCATTATCCATGAGCTCATCTGGTTTCTGAAGGGGGAAACGAATATCCAGTACCTGAAGGAAAACGGCGTCAGTATCTGGGATGAATGGGCGGATGAAAATGGCAACCTCGGGCCGGTCTATGGTTCGCAATGGCGATCCTGGCCAACGCCGGACGGCCGACACATCGACCAGATCACGCAGGTCATCCAGCAACTGAAGAATTCGCCAGATTCCCGTCGGATCATCGTATCGGCATGGAATGTGGCTGAAATCGAAAACATGGCGTTGCCGCCGTGTCACGCCTTTTTCCAATTTTATGTCGCTCCCGTACAACCTGAGAAGGGAATATTGAAGCCCCAATTGTCCTGCCAGCTGTACCAACGCAGTGCGGATATCTTTTTGGGTGTTCCGTTCAACATCGCTTCCTATGCCCTATTGACCATGATGGTCGCCCAGGTATGCGATATGGAAGCAGCTGAGTTTATCCATACACTCGGCGATGCCCATATCTACAGCAACCATTATGAGCAGACGGAACTGCAATTGAGCCGCGACCCGAAACCGTTGCCGACCATGCAGATCAACCCGGAAGTCAAATCCATATTCGACTTTAAATTCGAGGATTTTGAACTGCAGAACTACGAACATCACCCACATATCAAAGCACCTGTTGCCGTTTAA
- a CDS encoding dihydrofolate reductase — protein sequence MSQPTLTLIVAAAENNAIGKNNEMPWHLPNDFKYFKSTTMDHSIVMGRKTFESIGKPLPGRRNIVITRQNDFRAEDVDVANSIQDVMNYCRDEKEVFIIGGANIYKQTLPLANTVHLSRVHTTIPDADAFFPELPEQDWKLVSSDPHQKDEKHAFDYTFEVYTRK from the coding sequence ATGAGTCAACCAACACTGACATTAATAGTAGCCGCCGCTGAAAACAACGCAATCGGTAAGAACAACGAGATGCCTTGGCATCTGCCCAATGACTTCAAGTATTTCAAATCCACAACGATGGACCATTCCATCGTGATGGGAAGGAAAACTTTTGAATCCATTGGCAAGCCACTTCCCGGAAGACGTAACATCGTCATCACCCGTCAGAACGATTTCCGTGCGGAGGATGTGGATGTCGCCAACAGCATTCAGGATGTGATGAACTATTGCCGCGATGAAAAAGAAGTTTTCATTATCGGAGGCGCCAATATCTATAAACAGACGCTTCCCTTAGCGAATACGGTTCACCTGTCCCGGGTGCATACGACCATTCCGGATGCGGATGCCTTCTTCCCAGAACTCCCTGAACAGGATTGGAAACTGGTCAGTTCGGATCCGCACCAGAAGGATGAGAAGCATGCATTCGACTACACTTTTGAAGTTTACACTAGAAAATAA
- a CDS encoding M61 family metallopeptidase: MMNSNIHFQLSFIEPQAHYVEVTMQINGIVQDFLDLKMPAWTPGSYLIREFAKNIEQVAAHDPDGNPLRIFKTKKNTWRVETTSGNALVTYRVYSFERSVRTNLVDDQHAFISPAGTFLYVDGYLDHESTVEVILPAQWKKISTGLAPVAGKDHVFFAENFDILYDSPLEIGNQDTWTFVAAGIPHEFAMVGTADYNKEQLSQDITKIVEVETALWGSNPNDRYVFITHNYQSAHGGLEHLNSTVLAASRSAYSSPIGYNNFLSLVAHEYFHLWNVKRLRAEHLGPFNYEEEAYTPLLWIFEGFTAYYDNLITRRCGFRNEQEYLNELVVEFNLVLNRPGHKVQSVGLSSFDTWIKQYRPDENSSNVSISYYNKGAMLATMIDISIIAHTKGEKRLDDVLRAAYKQFYLIEDRGITEKEFQDLAEQVTGVSLQDIFSAVYTTEELDYNAYFNLVGYQFIDQNKLSQTPSLGIKVNHHDGRTTIKGVDRNSAAWTDGLSVDDEIIAVNNNRLDPMGRELDQAITFSAIGDTLTILVSRDGVIREIPVTLKASDKVSYYIERNPESTEEQRRLGNIWLSLQEG; the protein is encoded by the coding sequence ATGATGAACAGCAACATTCACTTTCAACTTTCTTTTATCGAACCACAGGCGCACTATGTCGAAGTGACCATGCAGATCAACGGCATTGTTCAGGATTTCCTGGACTTAAAGATGCCGGCTTGGACACCAGGCTCCTATCTGATCCGTGAATTCGCCAAGAATATTGAACAAGTTGCTGCTCATGATCCCGATGGGAATCCTTTGCGCATCTTCAAGACCAAGAAGAATACTTGGCGCGTTGAAACCACATCCGGGAATGCCCTGGTAACCTACCGGGTGTACAGTTTTGAACGATCGGTCCGCACCAATTTGGTGGATGATCAGCATGCTTTCATCAGTCCCGCAGGAACTTTCCTCTATGTAGATGGGTACCTCGACCATGAAAGCACCGTGGAAGTTATCCTGCCAGCGCAATGGAAGAAAATATCGACAGGTCTTGCGCCCGTAGCGGGCAAGGACCATGTCTTTTTCGCAGAGAATTTTGATATCCTCTACGATTCGCCATTGGAGATCGGTAACCAGGATACCTGGACGTTCGTTGCGGCCGGTATTCCGCATGAATTTGCCATGGTCGGAACGGCAGACTATAACAAGGAACAACTGAGCCAGGATATTACCAAAATCGTAGAGGTGGAAACCGCGCTGTGGGGTTCCAACCCGAACGACCGGTATGTGTTCATTACGCACAACTACCAGAGTGCGCACGGTGGTTTGGAGCACTTGAATTCGACAGTCCTTGCTGCTTCCCGTTCCGCTTATTCCAGCCCAATCGGGTACAATAACTTCCTGAGTCTCGTAGCACATGAATACTTCCACCTGTGGAATGTGAAACGCCTGCGCGCCGAGCACTTGGGACCCTTCAATTATGAAGAGGAAGCCTATACCCCACTGCTATGGATTTTTGAAGGCTTTACCGCTTATTACGATAACCTCATCACCCGCCGATGCGGATTCCGTAATGAACAGGAATACCTGAATGAGCTGGTTGTGGAATTCAACCTCGTCCTGAACCGTCCCGGACATAAAGTGCAGTCGGTTGGTCTTTCCAGTTTTGACACGTGGATCAAACAGTACCGACCGGATGAAAACTCATCGAATGTCAGCATCTCGTATTACAACAAGGGAGCGATGTTGGCCACCATGATCGATATCAGCATCATTGCCCATACGAAGGGCGAAAAACGATTGGATGACGTTTTACGGGCAGCATATAAGCAATTCTACCTGATTGAGGACCGCGGCATTACCGAGAAAGAATTCCAGGATCTTGCCGAACAGGTAACGGGTGTATCCCTGCAGGATATCTTTTCCGCAGTATATACTACCGAAGAATTGGACTACAATGCGTACTTCAATTTGGTGGGCTACCAATTTATCGATCAGAACAAACTTTCACAAACGCCGAGCCTAGGCATCAAGGTCAACCATCACGATGGCCGCACGACCATCAAAGGTGTAGACCGCAACTCAGCAGCGTGGACCGATGGATTGAGCGTCGATGATGAGATTATCGCTGTGAACAACAACCGCCTAGATCCTATGGGTCGCGAGTTGGACCAAGCCATTACCTTTAGCGCAATTGGTGATACTTTGACTATCCTGGTTTCCAGAGATGGGGTGATCCGTGAAATCCCGGTTACCCTGAAGGCCAGCGATAAGGTTTCCTACTATATTGAGCGCAATCCGGAAAGTACCGAAGAACAGCGCCGCTTGGGTAATATCTGGCTGTCCCTACAAGAAGGATAA
- a CDS encoding AMP-dependent synthetase/ligase, with protein MNNFKILFDLIKNYEKQFTKEIMVAGRSKDGWRTFSTNEFVDIVNNLSKGLIAKGIKKGDRIALMSGNRPEWNFIDFACNQLGVATVPLYPTLSNQDLVFILDNAEVKMLFVSNEELAKKADNALKENNMNLEAYTFDEISGRPNYREVMDLGKSQDIDLETFRSAVQPDDLLTLIYTSGTTGKPKGVFLSHKNIISNVEASNHLVTEEFQKALSFLPLCHIFERMVVYLYLSRGVQIYYAENLDNIVVDINEVKPDLFTTVPRVLEKVYDKVVEKGKNLTGIKKSLFFWALDLGLRYQEPQKNSGMYNFKLGIARKLIFSKWKEALGGNIKLIISGGAALQERLARVFWAAGIKVLEGYGLTETSPVIAVNSWKDEDVKFGTVGRVLNNLDVKIASDGEILVKGPSITKGYYNNDEATKEAFTEDGYFHTGDIGELTPDGFLRITDRKKEMFKTAGGKYVAPQVIENKLMESTLIAQVMVIGENQRFPAALIVPAYEELEKYAKHKGIAFNGKEDLIEKPEILAKYEQVISQAMANFGHWEQVKKFKLLPKEWSIDAGELTPKLSLKRKVILQKNEDIVKSIYAEQG; from the coding sequence ATGAATAACTTTAAGATATTATTTGACTTAATCAAGAATTACGAGAAGCAGTTTACAAAAGAAATTATGGTTGCCGGTCGATCGAAAGATGGATGGCGTACCTTTTCCACAAACGAATTCGTTGACATAGTCAATAACCTGAGTAAGGGGCTAATCGCCAAGGGCATCAAAAAGGGCGACCGTATTGCCCTGATGTCCGGGAACAGGCCAGAGTGGAACTTCATAGATTTTGCCTGTAACCAATTGGGAGTGGCAACAGTTCCCTTGTATCCGACACTCTCCAATCAGGATTTAGTATTCATCCTGGACAATGCGGAGGTGAAGATGCTTTTCGTCAGCAATGAGGAATTGGCAAAAAAGGCGGATAATGCCCTGAAGGAAAACAACATGAACCTAGAGGCCTACACCTTCGACGAAATTTCCGGCAGACCAAATTATCGGGAAGTAATGGATTTGGGGAAATCCCAAGATATCGATCTGGAAACCTTCCGTAGTGCGGTGCAGCCAGACGATCTACTGACGTTGATCTATACTTCCGGTACAACGGGCAAACCTAAAGGTGTTTTCCTATCCCACAAAAACATCATCTCCAATGTCGAAGCATCTAATCATCTGGTTACGGAAGAATTCCAGAAAGCACTAAGCTTTCTACCGCTATGCCATATCTTCGAGCGCATGGTGGTTTACCTATACCTATCCAGAGGTGTGCAGATTTATTATGCCGAGAACCTGGATAACATCGTTGTCGATATCAATGAAGTAAAACCTGACCTGTTCACGACCGTGCCACGCGTACTTGAAAAAGTTTACGACAAAGTGGTGGAAAAAGGAAAAAACCTGACAGGCATCAAGAAGTCCCTATTCTTTTGGGCGTTGGATCTTGGATTGCGTTATCAAGAACCCCAGAAAAATTCCGGTATGTACAACTTCAAGTTGGGAATTGCACGGAAGCTGATCTTTTCGAAATGGAAAGAAGCATTGGGTGGCAACATCAAATTGATCATCTCCGGTGGAGCAGCTTTACAGGAGCGTTTAGCGCGTGTATTCTGGGCAGCAGGCATCAAGGTATTGGAAGGTTACGGCCTGACCGAAACCTCCCCTGTAATTGCGGTGAATTCCTGGAAAGATGAAGACGTGAAGTTTGGAACCGTTGGCCGCGTATTGAACAACCTGGACGTGAAGATTGCCAGCGATGGCGAAATCTTGGTGAAAGGACCGTCGATCACCAAAGGGTATTACAATAATGATGAAGCTACCAAAGAGGCCTTTACGGAAGATGGTTATTTCCATACCGGGGATATTGGTGAACTGACACCGGATGGCTTCCTGCGCATTACGGACCGTAAAAAAGAAATGTTCAAGACAGCCGGTGGTAAATATGTCGCTCCACAGGTCATTGAAAATAAATTGATGGAGTCTACCTTGATCGCACAGGTGATGGTAATCGGTGAAAACCAGCGTTTTCCTGCCGCCCTTATTGTCCCTGCCTATGAGGAACTTGAAAAATATGCTAAGCATAAAGGCATCGCATTTAACGGAAAAGAAGATTTAATCGAAAAGCCGGAAATTTTGGCAAAATATGAGCAGGTAATTTCACAGGCAATGGCTAACTTTGGCCATTGGGAGCAGGTGAAGAAGTTTAAGTTACTGCCAAAAGAATGGTCGATTGATGCTGGTGAGCTAACGCCAAAATTAAGTCTTAAACGAAAAGTTATCCTGCAGAAAAACGAAGATATTGTAAAATCAATCTACGCAGAACAAGGGTAA